From Campylobacter showae:
TAGAGGAGCTCAAAAAGAGCGGCGAATTTGACAAGATGATGGAAAAATACGGCCTGAAGTAAATTTGCGAGCCCGCACCAAAACGCGGGCTTAAATTTGAAACCAAATTTAAAGGAGAGAAAATGAAAAAGATTTTTGCGCTGCTTTTAGCGGCTCTAGCTACGCTTGGCGCTGCCGAGCTAAAGATCGGTACAGCCGCCAACTATCCGCCGTTTGAGTACGTGGACGAGCAAAACAAAATCACGGGCTTTGACATGGATCTAGTCGCAGAACTCGCTAAACGCGCGGGTTTTGAGTACAAGATCGTAAATATGAGCTTTGACGGCCTAATCCCAGCTCTAAAAACGGGCAAGATCGACGCCGTAGCAAGCGCTATGAGTGCGACCGACGATAGACGAAAGTCGGTTGATTTCACGCAGGCTTACTACGCTACGGAAAATATCTATTTGCGCGCTAAAGGCAACGACGCTATTGCGAGCAAAGAGGCTCTAAACGGCAAAAGAGTGGGCGTACAACAAGGCACCGTCCAAGAGATCGCCGCTAACGCTATCGCAGGCGCTAAAGTCGTGCCTGCCGAGGATCCGGTTCCGCTAATCATGGGACTAAAAAAGGGCAAAATAGACGCGGTAGTGCTTGATAGTTCGATCGGTTACGGGTTTTTAAAGAAAAATCCGGAGCTTGAGGAATTTTACAAAGAAAACGACGGTAGCGAGGGCTTTTCTATGGCGTTTGACAAAGGCAAGCAAGCCGATTTAATCGCTAAAATAAACGCCGCGCTTGATGAGATGAAAAAAGACGGCAGCTACGACAAACTGCTAGAAAGATATGATCTGAAATAATGAAAAAAGGCGCATTTTTTACTCTGCTTAAATTTTGCGCTTTAGCCTTGCTGTCGGTAAATTCGGCTGCCCAGTTTACCGACATGCAAATCACTCAAACAACCAAATCCAAACGCGAAAAAGTCGTCAAAGAGGTCCTTTTTCTAGAAAAAATTTTAGACTACAATACCTTCGTCTTTAGGCTAAACGCCGCCGTGATCGCCCCTTGCAAGCTTGCAAATGTTAAATTTTACGATGGCTCAAAATGCATAAAAGATAAAAAAGAGCTGGAAAATTTCACCAAATCCTACGACAAAGAGATCAAAAAGATATTTCGTCCGGAGCGCAACTATTATGTACTCACGCTAAAAAATCTAGGCGATAGATGGCTGTGCGAAGTAAGCGACGAAAGCCAAATCCTAAACAAAACCCTGGTCAAAAACGGCCTTGCCGCGCCTACTAGCAAAGAGTACCAAAAAATCGAGGTCAAAGAGGACTGGGTAAAGAAAAATCACGCGGAAATTTACGAGTGCCTAACCGGCAAAAAGCTAGAAGAAGAGAAGAAAAAACCTAAAAAAGCCGAAAGTAACGCCACTAAAAACGATCAAACCGAGCAAAACTCTTTAGGCTCGCAACCTGCTCAAACGCAGCCGCAAACCGTGCCTGCGCCGATGGAGTCGCAAGGAAACGGCCCCGTAAATTTAAAGGAGCTAGGCGTCGAGTTTGGCAAGGATTTTGGCGACAGATAAATTCGCCCAAAGATAAATTTAACAAAACCGCTCAAGGCAAAACAATGAAAAATCCTAAAAAAAATATCCTAATCATCGCAGGCAGCGACAGCGTCGGGGGTGCCGGCGTGCAAGCGGATATAAAAACCTGCGAGGCCTACGGCTGCTACAGCGCGACCGCGATCACTGCACTAACCGCGCAAAACACGAACGGCGTGAGCGCGGTGATGCCAGTAACGCCCGAGTTTTTAAACGCGCAACTAGAAGCAGTCTGCACCGAGCTAAAATTTGACGCCGTAAAGATCGGCATGCTCTTTAACGAACAGCTCATAGCCTACGTCAAAGCCTGGCTAGAGCAAAACAGAGGCATAAGCGCCGTGATAGACCCCGTCTGCGTGGCGAAATCAGGCGCCAAGCTACTGCAAGAGGGCGCCATAAACGCGCTAAAAGAGCTTTTAAGCCTCGCCCGCATTGCGACGCCGAATTTAGACGAAGCGCGCATTTTGGGATTAAATTTTGACGGCGAGCGGTTAAATTTGGGTGCGGATCTGCCCTGCGACGTGGTGCTAAAACGCACTCAAACGAGCGAGATTTGCGAGGATACGCTTTATAAAAAAAGCGGCGAGGTAGTTAAATTTAATGAGCCGCTAGAGCGTCCCACAATCATGCACGGCGCGGGATGTAGCTTTGCCACGGCTATCGCATGCGCCCTAGCGTGTGGTGCAGACGAGGTAACGGCGATCAGACTCGCCAAAGCCTTTGTCGCAAACGCGATTAAAAACGCCCACGGCTCAAATTTCGGCATGCGGCTACTAGATCACAAAGCAGCGGGCGCAAACCGTGGCTGAAATTTATGCTATCACGGACGACATCCTAACGCCCGAAAACAGCGTACTCAAACAAACTCGCGAGCTGCTAGAGTGCGGAGTGAAAGTTTTGCAGTACCGCACTAAAATCGAGCCAAAAAACGAGCGCGTAGCTGTTGCGCTAAAAGAGCTTTGCGAGCGTTACGGCGCGAGATTTATCGTAAACGACGACGTCAAATTTGCCGCAAAAATAGGCGCAAACGCCGTGCATATCGGCAAGGACGACGGCGGAGTAAAGGCCGCTCGCAAGATCCTAGGCGAGGACGCTTTCATCGGCGTTAGTTGCTACGACGACTTAAATTTGGCGCTAAGGGCACAGGACGAGGGTGCTTCGTACGCAGCATTTGGTGCCGTGTTTGCGAGCCCGACCAAACCAAACGCTCCGCTTTGCAAATTTGAAACTATAATGCGCGCAAAGGAAATTTTACGTATCCCAGTTTGCGTGATCGGCGGCATAAACGCGGCAAATATCGCGCAAATCGCCGCTCTAAATCCAGGCTACATCGCCGTTATCTCAGCGCTCTACCGCCCCGCATCCATAAAAGAAAATTTGCGAAATTTGCAAGCGTTTTTGTAAAAATGATCTAAATTTACATCAAATTTGCGCCGCTAAACCGTGCAATACTCCGCTAAAATTTAAGCCGAGTCCGCCAAAATTTACTCCGATAGGGTTTGAAACGAGGCGCTAAAAGAGAGCGGAGAGCCTATCAACAGTGCAAATTTACCCCATTGGGGTTTGAAACACCGTGCTTGATAGCTCTACGGTAGTGCCGCCGGCGCAAATTTACCCCGTTGGGTTTGAAACAGCGTATTTGCGAGCTTGAGGTGGCGCTTGCCGACAGTTAAAATTTACTCGATTTAAAAAGGAAAAAAATGAAAACTCTAATCATCTTAGCTCACCCGGGCATCCAAAACTCGGTCATAAACAAACGCCTACTGCAAGAAGCTCTCAAAGAGCCGCAGCGCTTTAGCGTTCATGATTTGACGCAGGTTTACGGGAGCGGCGATATCGATGCCGCGCACGAGCAAGAGCTCATCAGAGCCCACGACGCCCTCGTTTTGCAGTTTCCGCTTCACAACTTCTCCTGCCCTCCGATTTTAAAATCATGGATCGACGCGGTGATGACGCACGGTTTTGCCTATGGGCGCGGCTCGGACGGTATCGCGGGCCGCAAGGTGGCGCTAGCCGTGACCGCAGGCATCAAAAAGAGCGACTACTGCCCGCAAGGACGCTATCATTTTAGCCTGCGCGAGGTTCTTACGCCGTTTGAGCTTGCATTTAAATACTATTTTCGCGCCGATTACCGCGACTTTTTCGCATTTTACGGCGCCGAGGAGACCCCGGGCGTGGACTACGTATCAAGCCAGGGCGATTTAGAGCGCGGAGCTAGAGAATACGCGGAGTTTTTGCGAAATTTAGGCTAAATTTGACGGTCGCAGTTAGTCTTGCTACGCGTAAATTTGCCTCGCTATAAATCACGGAGACCGCGCTAAATTTAAGCTTTATCGCCGTTATTTACGCGATTTAGCGCTCGGCAAAATTTGTAAGCGTTTTTGTAAGGCTTAAAATTTGACGAGTCCGCTTACGCTACTCAAATTTTAAGCCGAATTTGAGCGTCAAATTTACGGCGAACGGGCTCAAATTTGAAGTTTCCGTGCCAAATTTGCTAAGCCTCGCCGAAGGCTAATCTTTTTTATAAAACACGTTAAATCCAAATCCACCGAGCAAGATTATCAAGCCGGCAATCCCCGCAAAAGGCGAAAACCAAAAATCCATCGTCCCCGAATAGAGCAAAACAAGTCCCGCGCAAAGGCTGATCGCGATATCCGCGATAAAACTAACGCCCCTCTCAAAAAAGCCTTGCGATTTTTTCGCCGTCAGATTTTTACTGAGATTTCGTATTTCTAAAACCTTGAAATTTTCGTATTTTACGCTCGCTTCGTCGCCGTTTACTAGCTCCAGGGCGAGCTTTTTAGGGCTGCTACCCCACAAAAACGTATCGCCGATAGTGACGCTAAAATAATTTTTCTCTTTCATCTCAAAAATCCTTAGATTTCGCGCCGTGCCGCTAACCTCGCCGTTTACCTTGGGCTCTTTTGCGGCGCCAAGCATCAATCTAACGCGTAAACCCAATGACGCCTCGCGGTGATATTTAAACCAAGCAAAGGCAAGAGAGCTAAAACCAAAAACAAGCAGCAAGGTGCCAAAAAGTGGCTGCCGTCCGTCAAAGCCCGAAAAAATCGCCCAAACGCCGGCCACGCCAAACAACAAAAACAGCACGAAAAATAGAGCCGCAAAAAAGAGGCTAGGCTCGTAGGCGTACCAGGCCGCGGAGTTTAGGGAGCGATTCTTTAGCCCCAAAACCCGCCCCTTTTTATCGCAAACGACCACCATCTCATCGCCGTCATTTACCGGCAGAAGCGGACTTTGTAGCGAGCGGATGTTTAAAATTTGATCCTCCAAGCTAAAGCTATAATCAAATCCGCTTTTGTCTTTATAGACGCACTCAAGCAAACCCGCGCGGCCGCTGAGTAGATTTAAGCTGTTTTGCGTTTTCATCAAAAATCCCCTTAAATTTGACGCCATTTTATAAATTTATCTCATTTAAAAATTTTCTTACAGTTAGATATGCCTCGACGGTGCCGCTTAAGCTCTTATTTTCGCTCCAGTATATGTGCAAAAATGGCAGCGATAAAAACAGGCAAACAACAAAGGCAAACAAGGCTGCCATGCCTGCAAATTCGGACAAATGCTTGCTTAGATAAATGATAGGTATCGCAAAAATCGCGCCTAAAATTTTACCCGGAACGATATCAAAGATCGCCGCCCAAGATAGTATAAAGTGCGCGCGCCAAGCGTAGTTTTTGAGCCACTTGCCCGAGGTTAAATTTTTAAAATTCCAAACCTCGTTTTGCTCGCCGTAGGCTACGGCTAGGCGGTCGTTTTCGCGCGGCACGAGGCGATCTTTAGAAATTTTGGCGTTAAATTTCGAGCCCGCGATCTCAAAAGCGCACTCGTCCGTCGCCGCATTCCATCTCACGTTTTTTACCTCGCCCGCTAAGACCTGAAACTCGCGCGAATCTCGCATCTAAATTTTCTCCAAAGTTTTTGTAAATTCGTAAAAATTAACGCCGCACAAATTTGAGCGGGGCAAAACCCGCGCGGGCGCGTAAATTTGACCGCATGCGCAAAAAAGCGCAAGCAAAGACTTTAAGCCTGACGAGCTAATTTGAGCGCTAGAAGAATTTAGCAAATTTACGCCGTAAAGATAGCCGTAAAGCCCGCCGGGCAAAAGCTCGCAAGCCGCAAAATGCCGCCGGAAGCGAGCCAAATTTGCCCGTAAAAAGCAGTCAAATTTGGGCAAAAACAAATTATGCACCGCTCGATAAATTTACC
This genomic window contains:
- a CDS encoding basic amino acid ABC transporter substrate-binding protein, translated to MKKIFALLLAALATLGAAELKIGTAANYPPFEYVDEQNKITGFDMDLVAELAKRAGFEYKIVNMSFDGLIPALKTGKIDAVASAMSATDDRRKSVDFTQAYYATENIYLRAKGNDAIASKEALNGKRVGVQQGTVQEIAANAIAGAKVVPAEDPVPLIMGLKKGKIDAVVLDSSIGYGFLKKNPELEEFYKENDGSEGFSMAFDKGKQADLIAKINAALDEMKKDGSYDKLLERYDLK
- a CDS encoding hydroxymethylpyrimidine/phosphomethylpyrimidine kinase produces the protein MKNPKKNILIIAGSDSVGGAGVQADIKTCEAYGCYSATAITALTAQNTNGVSAVMPVTPEFLNAQLEAVCTELKFDAVKIGMLFNEQLIAYVKAWLEQNRGISAVIDPVCVAKSGAKLLQEGAINALKELLSLARIATPNLDEARILGLNFDGERLNLGADLPCDVVLKRTQTSEICEDTLYKKSGEVVKFNEPLERPTIMHGAGCSFATAIACALACGADEVTAIRLAKAFVANAIKNAHGSNFGMRLLDHKAAGANRG
- the thiE gene encoding thiamine phosphate synthase — protein: MAEIYAITDDILTPENSVLKQTRELLECGVKVLQYRTKIEPKNERVAVALKELCERYGARFIVNDDVKFAAKIGANAVHIGKDDGGVKAARKILGEDAFIGVSCYDDLNLALRAQDEGASYAAFGAVFASPTKPNAPLCKFETIMRAKEILRIPVCVIGGINAANIAQIAALNPGYIAVISALYRPASIKENLRNLQAFL
- a CDS encoding NAD(P)H-dependent oxidoreductase — translated: MKTLIILAHPGIQNSVINKRLLQEALKEPQRFSVHDLTQVYGSGDIDAAHEQELIRAHDALVLQFPLHNFSCPPILKSWIDAVMTHGFAYGRGSDGIAGRKVALAVTAGIKKSDYCPQGRYHFSLREVLTPFELAFKYYFRADYRDFFAFYGAEETPGVDYVSSQGDLERGAREYAEFLRNLG